In the Perca flavescens isolate YP-PL-M2 chromosome 10, PFLA_1.0, whole genome shotgun sequence genome, aggtttgtatAATGTTGGCTTTCCAAATCATTCATTCCGATTTGTATTATTTTCAATCGACCTGGCttgaaataaatcaattttTAATTAGGACTAACAATACAATCTTCAGcccactgagggaaggagatgtcggtccagaattccacgatacatggccccgcccatcctcccctcaatacgatggagttgtcccgccccttgtgtgtgtgtgtgtgtgtgtgttctttgtgtgtgttctttgcACTCCAAACACGAcgtgagttgaggccaaaaagttctattttggtctcatcccacacaccttcttccagtttctgagtcgtccaggtggtgaatggcgaacttcatgcgggcctgtacatgtttcttcttgagcagggggaccttgcgggctgcaggatttcaatccatgacagGTCgagtgttaccaaccgtttttttAACTGTGGTCCCACCTGGATCCATCAGTTTGATCTCCACAGTCTTATAGGGACACCCCACGTGGAAGATCTTGTATGGAAATCATCTTCCTTGTCCTCATCCTCCTCAGCTAAAgacaacagacacaaacacccaGGCTGCACTAACATCATAATACCTGATCATATGGTCTTCCTGCATAATGTTTTactcttgtttttcctcatcagatggttatcaattttaatttcatatgatgtgattttcaatTTCTAATTGATTGTTAAAATTGgtcattctttgtaagtgggcaaacctgatCCTTTTCAGTCTAATTTTATCTATCATGTACTCAAAAGTATTGCATAATATGCAATAACATAGTATGTCAGTATGTTATAATTtcaaggaaaaaaagacatatacCAACACTGTTCACATCATGTACTCAAAAGTATTGCATAATATGCAATAACATAGTATGTCAGTATGTTATAATTtcaaggaaaaaaagacatatacCAACACTGTTCACATGCGTTTACCTCTCGGGAAGACTCCAGGGTCCATGAAAGTGGCCATACAGAAGTTGGCAAGGGTGAAGAGAAAGATCACAGCAGTGTAGATGGGAATGACAGAGGAGAAATACTCTGACAACCATGGGCACCTAGACAGCATGtaaaaagatagaaataaaatgacattttgttGCAATAACTACAAGTCTACTACATATTTTCTTGGTCTATCCAAGAGCAGCAAGTAGTTGTTACATAAGCAGGCTTGAATACACCATACAAAGACAGGCAAGATGAGCAAGTAGCACTCCACACTATGTCTAACGCCTTTTTTGCAAGGCAATTTCCACCAAAACAGCTCCATTGAAGCTGTTCAGTGGCACAAAACAGAAGACTGATTGTAAATGGGGAGCTCACAGGTGTGACTGTGAGGAACTGTGCGGATACAAGTGTTGCTGAAAAGAGGGCAAGTTTGCTCAGTAAACTCTCTCTCTaaataaaagttaaacaaaaacaggatgtcttcataaaaatgttaatgcatagggatcacacacacacacacacacacacacacacacacacacacacacacacacacacacacacacacacacacacacacacacacacacacacacacacacacacacacacacacacacacacacacacacacacacacacacacacacacacacacacacacacacacacacacacacacacacacacacacacacacacacacacacacacacacacacacacacacacacacacacacacacacacacacacacgagataGAGCTACTTACGTAAAGCAGAAGAAGAGAGTGGTGGATCCGACAAGGAAAGTGGTGGCTGAAGACACCGGGACATACCGGCTGGGACGAAATGGACGGGGAGGAGCAGAAGCAGGGACACCCACTCCTCCCCCAACCCCCCCACCACTGAAGCCCGgcatcagagacagagagaggggagaagagacagagagaggtagaTATCTACGGTCTACCTACTGTAAATGGTGCTTTATaggttaaatgtttgtttgggAGGAGGGGCCATGACTACAGactggaaaagaaaaaactatgCAAAGCAGCAACTGAAAACATGTGGGAGTCAAACACTAAAAGTCTTCTGGCACTAATATAATCACTCAAAATCAAAGGATTGCTTTATATAGCATTATACAGCTTTACTTGCATGTGTACAGCTTgttgtaaatatttaatttggGTGTATAATCTTAATAAAGGCTTATTAAAGCAAAACTATACAAGAGCAACGTGATACAAAAATATGTGTAGGTAAttcataaatatttttgtatggCTTTAATGTAACCGTTTTTGGTGcaacaatataaataaatctaaCCTTACAGCTCCCTGGCACCAGTGCAACTGTAAGACTTCTGTGTTCAAACACAAAAGCACAGACACCCGCACACACAACTAAAACCGGAACAATCTAGATTTATCTCCACTCTTGAAACTCAgtttttacattaatgctcttcAATGTGCTTAAGTTTTGATTATGTCTCGCAGagaaaattaatataaaaacaaaagagcaGAAAATTAAAGAGGTAGTGGGTAGATAGCCAATAGGCTACGAGCAGAAGCACATAGAGGAGAACAGGCAGAGGATTGAGCGCAGCAGCTGCTGACGACTCCTGCGATTGTCCCGAGAAGGCTTATTTAGGCACTGGGTGGGTGGAAGAAACTGAGGATGGCGGCAGAAGGGACAGTTCCAGCGTTTCAAACTAAGTCAGCAGGGGAAAACAACTAAACAAACATTCACTTTTAAACCAGTTGCATGATTCCGCTTAACATCCAACAAAAGTCCAGCTGGAATTGCTGAAATTTTCAAaaagctgataaaaaaaaaaaaaaaaaaaaaaggtttaaaaaaaagaaattctgtcTAGCCTTGCCTTTACAAGAAAAATTGCTCAAATAGCCATGCAGAGTCCACTGGTTCTTGTGAGATTCCTGCTTTCAGTCTTTGTGTCAATATGGGGACAAAATCAACTCATTCCAAAAAGAAGCCCTGTGCATGTCATCAAGGTGTCACCGCACTTGGCCAGGTCTGTGTGTAGAGACCTCTCCCATCTCCAAATTCTCTGCAGATAGACCTCCTTTCCCATTTTGCATCTCTTAAACAAAGCCATGGGCAGCAGTGGCGTTATGTAGTCTGATgcattttagtctttttctctttgtccCCCTTTCTTCTTTCACCCACTGGCTCTGTGGGTCAGCTGTTGAATgcccctgtaaaaaaaaaaaaaaaaagtcagtaggcaaaagctaagcagacaaaaacaaattaactaCAGCTGAAACAAGTACAGATTGATTGGCAGCTATTTCGACAATCAACACAATTTCCAAGCAACAATTTCAAATATTCGCGCTTCACAATTGTAAGGATGTGGCACTTTTCTTTATATTGCGTTAAAGTAAATCACAAATCTCTGGGTTTTTGACTGTAAGTTGGATAATAAAAGCGGGTTGGGCTTTAGGTAGCTGTGATGGGCATTTGATGTTTCagtattttctgatattttacagaccaaacaattaaATCGAGAAAATACATGGCATATTAATCGTGACACCGAGATCGGAAATGCAGCATGTGCCGGTCGTCGGAGAGGCATGGAGCGTGTTTCACCGGCACACCGTTAACCGGCAGGTGGAAGTGGTGGGCAACTGTCGGTGACAAACAGTAAAGTCACCGACAGTTGCCTGTAGTGGGTGGCCTGTACGGCCAGGGGATTCGGTTTATGCCTCTGTACCACAGTGGCATGCCATCAGCCACTTCGGATCTCAGAGCTACTGCAGATTAAATTgattatataaatatttgtgGCCTCGTACATAATTACAGAATGAACAACAAAAGTACTTACAATAATACCATCTATGAAATACGCATGTTTTTCAGGTTTATAAGCTTGATTGAGACTGGATTTTTTGTTATGTTAAAGAACAGAGTTACCTATTAGAAGAAAAGGTTTCAATCTGATTTCATAACAATCAGGCTGACTAACCAACTCTGTAATGTCCTACAAAGCTTGCGTTACACTATGTGCCCGTGCATTTCTCACATTTACTCATAAACATTGTTGTTAAACAGCCTCCTGttgttgttacacacacacacacacacacacacacacacacacacacacacacacacacacacacacacacacacacacacacacacacacacacacacacacacacacacacacacacacacacacacacacacaccaatgccCTCAGGTGGAAAAATGAAACACCTCCCACTTctgaaaaaattcaaaaaaccACGAAGACAACGATCTGTGACGAGCCTGGCCTGGACGCCTTTGACACACACATCAGACTAATTTCCCTTATCTCCACATGAAAAAGTAGTCCGTGCGGTGTGAACACGCTGAAAACGGATCCAGAGTAACCCGATAGTTTGGACATACCCCTCTTTTCAACAATCACCAGTGCTAACAAATACAGAGCTATGGCCGAGTGTCAGTTGTTAATCATCTGACCTGCCCCCCGACTATAATGGATGTTAATCCTAAAATCTCTGGGTCGAGCTTGTCATATCACCACAACAATCTGCAGTACGCAAGCTACACCGTAAGGTGCCCGATCGAGCCAACTGAATACATTTCTTACAGCAACGGTGACACACTGATGTCTTGTTTGAATCTATACCATTTGATTGACTCTCACTTCATCTTTGAATCATACGTTGAAATAGACCAAGCGTTGAACAGGCCAGGGCAGTGCTGATCGGACTCAGTCAAGATAACTAACGTTACCACAATGAACctcattaaaatacattttttaaacaaagtaaTAGACGCTGCGATGTTTTAGCTCGATGTAATAACGTTAGATGTAATAATGACAGATTCAAACGCGACCAATACTTTGTAATCATTTAGCTCTTACCTAGCCTCGAAAGTTTTTTTTGCGACACTGCTCAGTCCTTTAccacagctaacgttaaaaagtaagctaacattacctgGCTAGCATGGAAGCTTTACACTTTCACTGGCAGCTGGCGACATACATGTACCTACGTTCAGCTAAACAGTCATCACAAATAGCTGGTAAAACGAGCAGGACATAGCTAATACCGAACATCGGGACTGTCTTGCCTGTAGGGTGTGGGTCGTTACGGTCCTCCTTGAGTTTAGCGGCTAGCAAACTAGTTAGCTCGCTTGCTAGGCATAGGCCGACTTCGGAATCCCGGAACTAGTCCGTCGTCCCCCAGGTGGgctgaacagccaatcagacggAGCAGGTGTGGTCTCAAGTAACAGCTCAAACAACCCCTGTATGACAATATAGATTCATTTGCTATTTCTACTTGCTaaatatcacatccataaaTGTAAGTTCAGGGGCTCTAAACCTTTCTTTCCTGTGCTTGAAAGTGAAGTCAATGAATATTTGGACTCTATAAGATATTAAAAGAACTGTAAAGCTCTGAAGACTGCAGATATATTCAACACGTGTGCCCTCACGACTGAATGGATGCAACTATTCTAATTGATTGATGCTATGAATTGGACTGCTTATTGATTAGCCTTGCTGGACTTTGCAGAGTCCCTGGGCTATtaattgtttatgtatttatctttgtagttgtgtgtatgtgtatttatatgtgTTGTTTGTATCTGCAAATGCtctcaataaattaattaaaaagaaaaaaagattgatttGCTATAGGTCCTTTtcacagcagccattttgacATGTCTTAACAGGGCAAACACAGGTGATATTGATCAAATTAAAATTGATTTACaattcataataataaaattaattatGGTCCCGTTCTATTTAGTGTGTCACAGCCATTTCAGTGAGCAGGGCCTGCATGCTAGTTCATACAAGGGCCATAATCAATGCTATTAATTACACCTGTATTTTCCCTGcaatgacatgtcaaaatggcaATTGTAAAAAAGCCTATTAGAAAAAATGATTGTTGCGACCCTCATATATTTCAAATACACATAAAGTTAAAtgacttaaaataaatatgatCCGTGTAGCACATTTAAAGGTAAAAAATGCTTTGCTCATTTTGCAAAAATGAGGAAGAAcacctttttttcaaaaacgtcCCTACTTTGCCCACTGCAGAAGAAAGTTAAAGAGTCAGATGTATTTGTTGTGGTTATAATACTGGAAAATCTTTATCAGACGTCGGTGATTTCTTGGAAAGTTCCACATTCAGAATTCAACACTAATTAGTAAGTTAACTTAATTTCCCCACAGggacaataaacaaacaaacaaatttaaCAGCATGTAGGCCTGTAGCATATTTGATTAGCTCCAGTATGAGCTGGCATGTCAGTGAGGATACAGGCTACAGTATAGTGGCCTTTGCCCCACTTATGTTCAAACGTGAACACTACAGGATAGATACAACATAAGACAGGACACGTCTCCAACTTCACAGACACATTCATAATAAGTTTGCAATGTTGGATGAGGCTTTGTggaaatatttttgaaaaacctACTGTGAAGCCATGGAATTGAAAACACTTTCACCAGGCTTGATTAGGTTGTAATTTAGTAAAGACACACGTTTTCATAACCAATGCATTAGGTACTGGACATATGCAAATAAATGGGaactgatatacagtacatatataggTAGATAGATAAGAAAATATGTGACCATGGAATTATTATTGTTCCtttatttttcacatgctgccttttaaaatagttttattttctatattgTAGTATATATTGTAGATTTTACGTGTTTTGGCATTCTGTGGACAGCAAAGGAAGAATTTAATTGTACAGGGAAGCTTGTTTCCTtactgtgcatatgacaataaaactTTGAAATGGAACTTAATATAATTGACACTAAACCAAACTTtgtaaatttaaaacatttattacttatgagaaaaaaacaatgttcatAAAACAGATTATCAAGAATTTAATTCCTGGACTGATAAAAACATTTGTACAGTGTGGTCTATAAAATGGGGTTTAAATTTACAGCAGCTACCAAATTCCATTCTTGaatctttttctcttttgccATCTGTAGTCCCTATAAGGTACAAAGAAACAATTAGGAAAAGAAATTCTTCCAAACATGATCCCCACTTCTTTTGCAACAGAGTCTTCCTCCCTGAAATGTTAATTCATTTCATGTCCATGAAGCGGATGTCCATGATAAGTAGAGTGTGTCTGGGCAGTGGTCTGGGTGCTGGAGACAGCACTTTCATTACCTGTGCTTGGGTGTCCACATTAGTCACCACAATAAAGCCACACACAGGGCTTTCTACTATACCCTTTCTAGCACCTTCCTCTCCGTCCTCAGCACTGCTCACACTCAGCACATGATACGTGAGGTCTCTGCCTGGTGTCACAGGCACCAGCTTTAGCTGTGTGTCATCCTGAGACATTCCCAGTGGCAAGCACGAGTCTGGGATGGATGGTGCTCCGATCTTGTAGATGCGGACATCTGAGAAACGCACCTCATAGGAAAACGGATAGAAGGTCACGCCACGAAAGCCGTAGAAATACTCGCGGATCTTCTCATCACGAGTATCCCGCCTGCACTCCTTGGAGCGCTCTACCACCCCTCCGGACTTGGGTAGGAGCACAACCCGTACAAAGTGAGGGAGGTCTCGTTTGAGTTCATTGTAGAGCCTCTCATGGTCCAGCACCAGCACCACATCCACCTCGAAGGCAGAGGCACAGTGGACCAGAGCCTGGTATCCAGAGCCTTTCACCCAGCCGCAGGTGTTGATGATACAGCCACCCACGCTAGCCTTTCTGTTCACCTCACAGCGCTGGGAAAACACATCGGCCAGGCACGACGTCAGCTACACATTATGAGAAAAGAATAGATTAAACTGGGCAGAGAAAAACAGTAACTGATGACAACGCAGACTAAATTTGTAGGTTGACAGTGGGCTTTTTGCTTCATACTTTCATGTTACACAACGGTCAGAATCTTTCTTTTCtcaccttattgtaaagtttgATGTTGGTCCCTGGGGTAGTAGAGCCAAAGTGGTAGACCAAAGGAGCCTGGACTGAAAAACCCTCCTCCACGTCTGCCGGGCGCTCAATGCACAGTGCCGACACTGTCCCAGGTACAGACACCTGAGGAGTAGAATGTAGTTTACACTTGATATTAATAAGATTTGAGTGGGCCCTggcactttaaaaaacatcCGTGAGAGTGCTGGTTGATCAGGGTGTGAGCACTGTATGATTTTATGGATGAAGAAATTAAACCATAAACCTTTATGGTATATTACAAACTGTTGCATTAATAACTACTCTGACTGCCATAAGTCCACTTAATGGACAAATGGCAACACTTCCAAATACAATAAAGTATTGCGTAAATCACAAGCAGCAGGTCACTGTTGTCAATCTTGTGCTAGAAATACTACACCTCTTCTTATTTTTACTGCTGTTAAAACACTAAGAAActcaatatatttgttttccaGAACTTATTGTACATGTGATTGAAAGAACTAGCCATATGGACATGCTTTGCTCCTACAGCAAGAGGAGGCATTTAAAATATTCTATGAAACAGATGCTGTAGTTTCATTTAGCATTCAAGCTACATGCATGCATAAATATCAGCTAGTGTTATTCCTTTAATTCCATAGTCTGTGTCGATGTTTATCATGATGACTCCATCGATGTTTATCATGATGACTCCAATTCATCTTACCCCACTCTGTCCAACATCCAGTTCCACCAGCGTTGGCCTCCGGCCCACCCTTACAGCATAGCTTAATAGTAGCCGGCACACTGTTGATTTCCCCACATCTGTAGGTCCCACCACCATCACCTGAAATATGATTAATTATTTAAGGtcaatagaaaatgcattttctgGGCTCTTGCAAGCATGCATATAAAgacccctaaaaaaaaaaaaaacataccctAGGTCCCCTCTCATTGTCCCGCTCTGCTTGTTTTCTCATCTGTTCCAGGGCAGCATGTGTGTTCAGGTAGAGCAGCATGGGAGTATCCTTGGATACATAAGCCACCTGTGGTGATGAGGGATAGATGCTGGTTATTTAAGCCTCTTATTTATTAAATGCCAAACTAAATAAGCCACACAGAGTTAAATGTGATACCATATGTAATTGGTAAGTTGAATCGCCATATAAGCCAAAATAGAacccacaaaaaaaactgtcagaCATTTTCATGGGCCCTCCTGGTGCTCACCTCTGGCTTCCCATAAAGATTCACACTGCAGCCTTGCCAGGTGAAAACTGCGATCTTGGAGCCTGGTCCAAATGTGTACTTTTTGTTGCGGTTCAGCTCTGAGCCAAACACCTCAGCCATTCCTGTGAGGAGCTCCAGATCAACTTGCTCTGCTGCCTCCCCAGCCTCCACCTCAAACCTAAGTTCAGTCTCCTTCTCCAGGTCAAACCTGGTGCTGGCCTTCCCAGGTACCGGAACATCTTCACTCGTCGTTTCCGCACCCTCTGTTGCCATGACTGACAAGAGAAAGTCTATGTTACAAATACATAGCAATAACAGCATATTGAAAAGAAAAGTTACATGCATACACAGTACAAGTTGCCACAATGTCTCCAATGCTGCCATACGTTTAAAGATTATTTCCATGTTGTATGAATATAATTCTTTGTGACTAATCATTGACACAATAAAATGTCAATAATATTTACAAATGTTTGTCAAAAGCGGAGTTACAAAGTTTATTTAACCAGAAAGTCTCTTGACATTATCTGTTACACAAGAGGCCACGCCAAAAAGGCAGCGAGCGTAGTGTAGTACACAGTCACATAAATAAACACTAATAATGTTACATTTGAGAGACAAACTGGAGCTATAAAAAGAGGTGGTTGAAAATGTTATAATTGGAAGCCTCATTTGTTGAAGTTGGCGTTTGAGTGTTATGGTCAAAGAGTTTACTTAATCATACCCACACAGCCAAAGTGCGATAACTAATGTTTTCAGTGGCAACTCTATGTGGTACTCTTTGGCACCTTTTTGTCTTTATCTTTACTTGCACATTCAAtacttttttgttcttttcatggCACAATTTATCTCgttgtatttattattgcaacctttatctatttgtttatttttatacgACTTGTTTTAAGTAATGTTAAATGAGCTCCTGGAATTGGGATGGATACAGTATCTAACGATATCTATCTAAACTCTCAACCTGAGGTTTCACGTTAAGCAGACTTCTCTGCTCCTTTGTACAAGAGACAATCCAGTCTTGGGCTAAGCGATGGCTGTAGTAAGAGTTATCTGAAAGTTGTTATAACATGTGTACTTATCGATGAGCACAATGTGAGAAAAAAAGTTTAGCTCGTCGGTCACTTGCAGGCAAAGACCAGCTAGCAGTTAACAAGCCGTAGCTAACAGCCCTAATGATTTTAGCTAGTAGTTAAGGCGGAATGACAACAAACGCAGACCTACAAACGCTCAACAACTACTCCCATATTGTCGGTTGTATGTCTACGAGTTGGCtattttttgtttacagtacTTACGGACTAATTTCAAGTCTTACTGTCGAATGAAAAATAGGTTCCCAACCAtagactggaaaaaaaaaactcgaaTATTGCCTGTTGGTCGCGTGATAATGGGGTCACGCACTCCACAACCAATCATGGTCGACGTTCTTTTTCTTAGGTTTTCGGGGGGTTGGCAAAAACGATttggtgcattaccgccaccaagtGGTACGGTGTGGACCAGAAA is a window encoding:
- the clp1 gene encoding polyribonucleotide 5'-hydroxyl-kinase Clp1 yields the protein MATEGAETTSEDVPVPGKASTRFDLEKETELRFEVEAGEAAEQVDLELLTGMAEVFGSELNRNKKYTFGPGSKIAVFTWQGCSVNLYGKPEVAYVSKDTPMLLYLNTHAALEQMRKQAERDNERGPRVMVVGPTDVGKSTVCRLLLSYAVRVGRRPTLVELDVGQSGVSVPGTVSALCIERPADVEEGFSVQAPLVYHFGSTTPGTNIKLYNKLTSCLADVFSQRCEVNRKASVGGCIINTCGWVKGSGYQALVHCASAFEVDVVLVLDHERLYNELKRDLPHFVRVVLLPKSGGVVERSKECRRDTRDEKIREYFYGFRGVTFYPFSYEVRFSDVRIYKIGAPSIPDSCLPLGMSQDDTQLKLVPVTPGRDLTYHVLSVSSAEDGEEGARKGIVESPVCGFIVVTNVDTQAQVMKVLSPAPRPLPRHTLLIMDIRFMDMK